Proteins encoded together in one Pontiella desulfatans window:
- a CDS encoding cupin domain-containing protein encodes MIIGDLSEIAGRTYPARRLTQNLVGGASPVQCDNFAMGFVTLEPNGGQVPWHNQEQEEVYFVVSGKTEMCLGEERREMKAGQIVHIPSGVFHQMTNIGEETATFIYCYGPAGDVAHWKQELAGNLPKEGVDVPALPAGAQPQCTDMPEGGPVII; translated from the coding sequence ATGATCATTGGAGACCTCAGCGAAATCGCCGGCCGCACCTATCCCGCGCGCCGACTCACCCAAAACCTCGTGGGCGGCGCCTCGCCCGTTCAATGCGATAACTTTGCCATGGGCTTCGTCACGCTCGAGCCCAACGGCGGCCAGGTGCCGTGGCACAACCAGGAGCAGGAAGAAGTCTACTTCGTCGTCTCCGGCAAAACCGAAATGTGCCTCGGCGAAGAGCGCCGCGAAATGAAGGCCGGCCAGATCGTCCATATCCCCTCGGGCGTCTTCCACCAGATGACCAACATCGGCGAAGAAACCGCCACCTTCATCTATTGCTACGGCCCCGCCGGCGACGTGGCCCACTGGAAACAGGAGCTGGCCGGAAACCTGCCCAAGGAAGGCGTCGATGTCCCCGCCCTCCCCGCAGGCGCACAACCGCAATGCACCGACATGCCCGAAGGCGGGCCCGTTATTATTTAG